ACGCCATTACCTATTTCCAAGACTAAAACCTTTACTACTTTTAAAGACAAGCAAACAACAATGTTAATACACGTTCTACAAGGCGAACATAAATTGGTAAATAAATGCCAATCTTTATGTCGTTTTGTTTTAAAAGAAATTCCTAAAAAACCTGCTGGTAAAATAATAGTGCTAGTTAATTTTCAAATAGATGTCAATGGACTATTATCCGTTACAGCAGAAATAAAATCTACGAAAATTAGAAAAAATATTACTGTTAATGCTTCTATACCAATCAAAAAATATCGAAATTAATAAAAATATTACATAATTAAACACGATCATTAATTTAAATTAAATAATATCAATTGATTTAAAAAATTAAAATTAATATAATTAATTTTTTTTAAATATTTTAATTTAGGATGAACTATGCCAAAACTTATAATTTTACCACATAAAATTTTACTACCAAAAGGAGGTGTTTTTAATGCTATGAAAGGAGAATCCATCTTAAATGTTGCTTTAAGAAATAATGTCGAAATTGAACATGCTTGCGAAAAATCGTGTGTATGCACTACCTGTCATTGTTACATCTGGAAAGGTGCATCTTCTTTATCAATATGCGAAGAAAAAGAAGAAGACGTTTTAGATAAAGCATGGAATTTGCAATTTAATAGTAGATTAAGCTGCCAAGCTAAAATAAATAATAAAGATATAGAAATTGAAATTCCAAAATATACTATTAATCAATAAATATAATGAATGAAAAATTACATTATTCAAAAAATATTTTAAAAAACATAACTATTTAATAAAAATTTATTTAATAAAAGGATTTTTGCTACTCTTAAAGTATAAAACAATAGACGAGCCTACTAAATTAAGTTTAGATTGGAAAAAATTAGTAAGATACTTTTTGTAGACATTAGAAAGTTTTTCTAATTTATTTCCATGAATTATTATAGTCAGTGGGTTGTGCTTTCCTATATGTGCATATTTTATTTTAATTCTATCCCTTTTATATATTGGAGGTTGATGTTTTGTAATCGCTAATTTTAAGATTTCTGTTATTTTTGAAGTATGAATTTTTTTAATGGAATTAAAAAATGCTTCGTTAATTAATTTAAAAATAATACTTGTTCCCATGTTATGTTTCGCAGATATAAAATGACACTTAACATGACTTATTAATTTTAACATTTTAGAATTTAAAACATTAATTCTCATTTTTTCAGAAAGTTTATCATTTTTATTTAAAATAATAATTACAGAACAACCATTCTTAATTATAAGATTTAATAAATAAAAATCCTGATCTGAAAATCCATCCATTGCATCAATAACTAACAATACCACGTGTACTAAATTCAAAATCTTTAATGTTTTATGTACAGATATTTTTTCTATATATGTACTAATTTTATTTTTTTTTCTAATTCCTGCAGTATCAAAAAACATATAATTTATCTTATTACGAATAATTAAACTCCAATTAGAATCTCTTGTA
Above is a window of Buchnera aphidicola str. Bp (Baizongia pistaciae) DNA encoding:
- the fdx gene encoding ISC system 2Fe-2S type ferredoxin, yielding MPKLIILPHKILLPKGGVFNAMKGESILNVALRNNVEIEHACEKSCVCTTCHCYIWKGASSLSICEEKEEDVLDKAWNLQFNSRLSCQAKINNKDIEIEIPKYTINQ